tgatcctatattccataaaaggaatgtacatgtatttagatcaaaaataaaatcctaataaaactaaatacagctcctgctgtatttttaatacaatcatgcacacacatataaatgcccttaacatgtccaagggtccaatcacacacataatatctaaaagtcataatagttggatcctacatccacaaagttagcatatcctactattatcgtgcctaaattatgtatgacatgtgcataattaaactaataccaaatacacagaggcaaaaccctagctctgataccaattgttggttgctactcggaaaacctagaggttccgctgtacaaaaattttatacaaaggtctgaaccttttcctagctaccatgtgttcttttaaattaaattttggatcgcctgcggaacttaacacgtctgatccaaaacttaatctattcgttcttttaggttttgacttgggtctcctgcggaacttaacacgttcgacccaaatcaccttaagttattaattccattaaatattaatttccataattggttcccagtactgacgtggcgaggcacatggccttcttggatatgggagcaaccaccaccgactagacaaaaccttttatagaaagctaatatttaattccctaaaataactttaggttaaccgaaaagaacaatcaaatcacaagaaaaaaaaacaaaaaacaaaagaacacaacatcgaaaaacatattcgaaattctagaatcgtaagcctcttgtatttggtattattttcaaaaataactagtatgatgcggaaagaaaaattactagttataccttttagaaagacctcttgatcttctaccgtattcctcttctaacctcggacgttgtgtgggcaacgatcttccgagatgagaaaccaccaaccaccttcttctcctcctagctaggttcggccacaaaaaagcttaaccaaggatgaagaaccaaaacactaaccaagctccaagagatgctagctttctctccttcttcttcttcttcttctccaagtagtatccggccgccacaagagctccaagcctttgagagtttcggccaccacaaagagggagagaggaagaggatggccggccactccaaggaataaaagagggagagaaataatagaggttgttcaatgaaggcaccctcaccccttcttttatattccttggcctagacaaattaggaaatttaattacaataaaatttcctcaatttccttgacatgatttaattgagaaaaataaaataaaatttcccaaattgaaatcttatggccggccacattaatgaaatcaaattggacaagtttcaatcaacaattaaaacttcctaatttgtttccggaaattttaaaaaataaaatttctcttcaaaatctcttcatggttgataaaaaggaaatttctataattttaattttacaacatgtgaataatttttaaagagaaaataaaatatctcaccaatctacaaataaggaaagagatctaatctctttctttaatcttttgtagatcttttacaaaagagatattttaattttaattctttttaataaattatattttccacataataaaaattaaaattaaatttcttttttaatttaatttggccgacccccactagcttgggttcaagctagggccggccacccaatcttatacctaggccggccctagcttggttcccaagctagcttggccggccccttattggtgggtatagaaggtgggtataggtgggtatagtactctataaataagagactacgataggaaccgagaggaggaattagttttggtctcccgataaaattaagcatcccgtgttcgccccgaacacacaacttaattttatcaataataattcattccactagagaactattattgaactaccgcaccaatcccaaattatatttttgggctcatttttattatgagtgtgttagtctccctgtgtttaagatatcgaatgtccactaattaagtgagttactgacaacccatttaattaatatctaagtccaagagtagtaccactcaaccttattgtcatgtcggactaggtccacctgcagggtttaacatgacaatccttatgagctcctcttgaggacattatcaacctagtatctctaggacacagtttccttctataatcaacaacacacactataagtgataccatttcccaacttatcgggcttattgattcatcgaactaaatctcacccattgataaattaaaaaaataaatatcaaatatatgcgcttattattatattaggattaagagcacacacttccataataaccgaggtctttgtttctttataaagtcagtataaaagaaacgacctcaaatggtcctactcaatacactctgagtgtactagtgtaattatacagtcaagataaactgatacctaattacactacgaccttctaatggtttgttcctttccattttggtcgcgagctactgtttataatttataaggtactgataacattatcttctgcatgtgacaccacatactatgttatctacaatataaattaattgaacaactacaactaaatgtagacaatttgaccaaatgtgattctttattcataatgaatgtttacaaagcttaggctttaagtatacactccaacacgttggacctgatatcatTTCATATCAGGGCCAACGTGAAGATTTTTGTCGatctttcttattacattttaacacttttgagaagtcgaaataaacaatggatagcatatttgaattcCTTGTAACCCTAGAATCCACAGgaattgaaatgagtgcaatttgagatctctaggtccattagtggattttgatcgaaacccaTTGATGaatctagagagctctgattacaTTGATTTCAGTTCTGGTGGATTTATAAGGTTGCAAGAAATTcgaatatgttatccattatttattttgatttctccaaaatgtattaaaatattattaaaaattaactaaaccttataaaatattttttatatgttaTGCATGCTtataaaaaaaagagaagaaagagaagagagaagagagaagaggaagagagaagagagaagaggaaaaaTAAGAGAAGTTACATGCATAGGAGAGAGAAAAGATAAGAGaaagagaaataatagaaaaaagaaaaattatagaaaaaattatattatcaagagtataaaataaaaaatgtactAAAAAAGATACATCCTTTATTAAATAACAAAATAACAtcctaaatttataattttaaatatactgTTTAATAAATTATCATAAATAAGCTAATGATTTGATTTGAAAGTCCGGGTGGTACAAATTATCATAAATAAGCTAATGATTTGATTTGAAAGTCCAGGTGGTACAATCCTCAGCTGAATTGAAATGAATGGGGCGCAAATCTCATGGCTCAGTTAGAAGAACAGGCACAAAAGATGAGCAGAGGCAGAGAGCCTTACAGGAAGCACTGCTGGGACGGGCGCAGTCAAATGCAGGCTAACCATCACCATCATCATTATTGACGCGACTGTGGACACTTGGTTGAGCTTTTGAGGAATGGCAGAGTGGAATTTTGGGACCCGTGAGATTCATCTTTTTCTTTTACAGAGTTTGTGCAGGCTGCAATGGCTTGTTCTTTAGTTTCTCCGAGGCAATTATACCTAACATAGatgtctttttctttttgtaaaatgtCAGTCAAATGCAGAATCTTACTCCTATATTTGGAGTTGACTTCTCTCTCTCCAGCAGGAGAGCTTTGTATTGCAAAATACAGGAATCAATTATTCCCTGTAAAAGATGAAACAAAATAGAAGGTATATCGAAATGGTGATTGAGATATATGGATACGATGCCTTGGACCATGCAAATCAATATGCTTTGACTCGAGAGATTCTGACGGCACTAAGCTTTGACTTTGAGTTCGTCATAAAAGTAAATCAAGCTTCTAAATAGTGGCCACAAATAAATGGAATTgtgcaagtaaaacaagcttcagTATGGAGAAAATGTTTCCATTTGTCTTAAATGGACCACAACTGTATGGGCTTAGCAAAAGCAGATTCAAAcattaaaagaaaaacaaaaataaattaaaaataaatggaATTGTGCAAGTAAAACTTCAGCGTGGAGAAAAAGGTTTCCATTTGTCCTAAATGGACCACAAACGCATGGGCTTAGCAAAAGTAGATCCAaacattaaaagaagaaaaaaataataaattttttgtaaaaaaaaaatagagaataaatTTCATTACATTTCTTTCTACTCAAAATGTCCCTTAACTTACTTGTTAGTGGAACATTGATGCAAATGCATATTCTATGCAACTTTTCCTTTTGTTTATTCTGTTTCCATCAACTCTTGTTCGTCCACGACTtatgttctttgttttttctccttgcaagataaattaatattccgagttaaaaaaaatatagatataaATAAATAGCTTTCAGTGCTGTGCTTTATACTCCATTGGCGATGTTTCGCATATAATCCTGAAAACGACTGGATCGAGTGCTACGACAACGTGCACACGGAATAACTTGTATATTTAATGGGCAAAAGTTATGTCATGTTTACTTCGGAGCGTTGATCGACCcactttcttttatttctactcGTGATAAAAAACGTATGGAATAAGAGGATTATATTAAATTTATCCGCTGATTAAATTTAACTCATTTTCTAATCCTTCCAAATCAGATAGAACCAACTTTTTTTATTCACCGTCGCATCTAATTCATCTCGATCTCATCATCACGACATCTCGACGATGGAGCTGCCAACCTATCATGGCCTTGCCCGCTGCGACCTTGCTGGGAAGAGGTGCGACCTTGTCGAAGCAAGGTCATGGTCGACGCGAGCGACCTGACCTCGAGGTTGTGGGCGACATCGGTGCGCATCGACCTCATCTCAAGGGCAACATCGCAACGAGGTCGTGAGCAGCCTGCGATGTCACCGAGAGGTCACAGGCGCTCCATGACCTCGTCACGAGGCCATGGGCTCACCATGAATAGATTGTAGTATcgcttcttttctttctcttcttcgagTTTACTTTATTTCCTTCGTCTTTCCTCTCCCTTTCcctaaggaaatattttgatgatagatttattttttaattgacatCAAATCTCCAACTAATCTTAAAGATTATCGGTCCATACTCAAAAAAAAATTCCATCaaccattaaaataaattaagaaatagtaAGAACAAATGACTCATCAGTCCATCAGTCTGTCCAACGTGTGTACAGAGTTAATTCATTGAAATTAAAAaggatatatatattatttatatatatatatataatataattttataaataaaaaaatgatgtatctgtcataattttttttttccttgcttCTCACTTGATTTTCAGATGATCAATTTTAACTCTAAAATTATTCACGGATAAAtaatgtttttcttttttctttaaattttaataaaataaataatgaaaaaattTTAACGACCGCAATTTTTTCCATAATTTTACTTTACACTTTTCTAAGTAATCttgctttaaaaaaaaacctgAGAAGACGCGCTGGATTATTATCCCGGGGCATGCTCCACGCCTCAGCCAAATCAAAATTACGTCATCAAAGTCAAACCATGATGCCCATTTTACTTTGCTATCCGAATTTGTCAACGCACTCATTGATCGCGAATCGTGCAAGTGGAGTGGAGCGAGGAGAAAAGCTGCAAGGAGTCGTATGATGCTCGCCGCCTCCCGGGGTGCAATTTGCGAGAAGTACTGGTCAATCTCGATATCCAGTTCCTTCCTGATAAGATTCCTATTGAAACATTCCTGGCCCCACGCACTGCTACCAATCTGCAACTgaatctcctcctcctcctcctctctctctctctcgatcAGCATTGCAACGAATCAGAACCTTTTAAAGAATGGAGTCGATCCCAAAGGCTGTCTGTAAGTAGAGATTTTCAGGAGGAAGAGAGAATAGCCCATTGGAAGGAATTAAGAGAGGTTTAGATAGTAGAGGATTAAGCATCCGATAGTGGAATGATGATAATGACATATTAAATTAAAGCAGTTTTGTTCTGCGACTCGATATATAAATGTTTCGCTGCACGCCTGAAACAGAGAACTCGGATCTCGTCCTCAGTCCTCTTCCTTCCAATTGACTGTGATTTTATTTGGAAGAGATCGGATTAGAGAAGGTGCTTTTTAGCGAACGTTTGTCTGTATATATGTCGATTTTATTCTGCCGCGGCGGAGGCAGAGCGCTCCTTTCTCAGAGCACCGTCGCCGCCGGGGCGCTGCAGCAAAGCCGCAGGTTTTGTGGGTACGGAGGCATGGGAGACGATGGAGGCAATGTGAAATGGGGGAAGGAGGAGATGGAACAGAGGGTGGTGGTGATCATGGGCGCCACCAGCACCGGCAAGTCCAAGCTCTCTGTTCAGCTGTCGTCCATGTTTTCCGGTGAGGTCATAAACTCTGATAAGATCCAGGTGTACCGCGGTCTCGACATCACCACTAATAAGATACCGGTGGCGGACCGGCGTGGAGTACCACATCATTTGCTCGGCGAGCTGGACCCCGCCGCCGGGGAACTCCTTCCTAGTGGATTCCGGGCCTTAGCGAGCTGCGCCATTGAGGACATCTCCGCCCGCGGTCGGATTCCGGTGGTTGCCGGTGGGTCAAATTCCTTCATCCACGCTCTGCTCTCGGACAGGTTTGATCCCCGGTATGACCCGTTCAGGGAGAGGTCGTCGGCGAGGAAGGAAGCCTTGCGGTCTCGGTGTTGTTTCATTTGGGTGCACGTCGAGGCGGCGACGCTGGCGGAGCATATCGACCGGAGAGTAGACGAGATGGTGGCGGAAGGTATGGTCGAGGAGCTGGAACGCTACTTCGCGGTGGAGGGGGAAGTGGAGCGGCACCCGGGGCTAGGGAAAGCCATCGGGGTGCCGGAATTCCGGAGCTACTTCACTGGGCGCGGCTGCCGGACCGCTGCGGCGTTCGAGGCGGCTCTAGCGGCGATCAAGGCGAACGTGAGGCGGCTAACGGTGGAGCAGGTGCGGAAGATCGAGCGACTGGCGGCAATGGGTTGGCCTCTGCTGCGGGTGGACGCCACGCCGGCCGTGGCGGCGAGGCTCTCCGGGAACCTCTCGTCTGCACCTTGGAGGAGATACGTGGCGGAGCCCAGCGTTAGTGCGGTGGCTCGATTCCTAGAGGAGGAGGACTGGAGGAGGAGTGCGGCCATCGCCGCCGTCGGCACTGCCGCACACGCGACGTACTAAATGCCTTCGATTAATGcttcttattatttaattgtccCCAGCACGCAAGTGGGAATATAGAAAATAATTAGTTTCGATAATTAAGAACTCAATTTTGGCACAAAATTTTACCttgaatataataaaaaaaattgaaaaaaatatatatatttagttTAGCTTTCTCAGGTTGACAAAAGATGACTATCCTCTTCCTCATCATCCTATCAATCCATTCCAAGAATAATACAGACTAATAGTCATGAAATAATGACTATATAGAAGAgatatttatcttgactatattgAGATTTAAACTTAGAGATTTTAAATTGATCCGAATCTTTATATAGACTGTGACGAGCAAATGGCAAATTGAAATATATAGACTGTGACGAGCAAATGGCAAATTGAAATGATTGAACAGAGGATAACTTTTTTGTTCTATCattaaaacctttaaaaaatcaaatactGCAAAAATGTTCTTCTGCAAAGGGCTTTTCCATGGATAAATTGAATAAAGTTATTTTATCAACACTCTTCGGTTTCTTATTAAAAAATTAGTTATCTTGAGTGTTCTAGGCATCAGGTCACTTAGCCTAACAATCCTACTTAATTGTTTTGATCACTTATTCTTTGGGAGCACGTATGGGCATTGTGGTTTGTTAATACTTATCGATACGAGTTCCACTAAACTTTTGTTTATAACTCAACTACCTTTGTGATCCTTTTACCGATTGTTTATCATCATCGATTAGGATCGTGCGAATGCTAAGTTTATTGAAAGTCACTTTGCGTTGGATTAGATAAAGTATTTTGTATCAATTAACATTACATCTATGCAAAGGGTTTGCCGTTAGAATCTTAGAAGTTAGAATTGGTGTTCACAAATGTGAGTGATCATTGCAGAAACAATTATATCTTAACACCCGTAATGGCCTAATAACTCAAGATCGGAGACACAAATTTAAAATGGGCCATGGAGGGTCCAGACTCGGCCCAGATCGGCTCATGCAACGGCCGGACGCTTACTCTGCCCACCATGCCACACAGCCcattagttatttttttttattttttaaaatcaacattTCATTTTTCGAATCAATTAATTTTAGAGGTGATCAGCTTGACCCCACTAAAATATCACAGGCCACTAGTAGGGCTATAATTAAGTCAAGTGTTGgtacaggaagcatccgacgactgaacctaggttttgataatgataaatggattcaaagttaagatttcttgttatctaacgtgcttaaatgaggtttcagaaaaatcctaattgtggttaggcaggtgaaaaccctagggggtggtaaccttaggtgaaggaaaactctaaggggcggcaaccttaggtcctagggggtggtaaccctaggtgaaggaaaactcTGAGGGATGgcaaccttagatcctagggggtagtaaccctaggtggaggaaaatcctaagggggtaaccttaggtcctagggggtggtaatccttgGTGgagaaaaaaccctagggggcagtaaccctaggtcctagggggtggtaaccctaggcggaaagtccagtcggtctggaggaccggactgacatcaggtaatctctcctgaggagagtaggtgaggacgcgttccccggaagagggaacaataggcgtcgattcaacctagggttttcggtcgaagATTCAAAATCAGAACCGGACAgcccggagactgtcaaatactgcttttactatattttatgtgtgctaactttgtcttacaaggtatgtgtgtgttttgtgaactaacatgctttgcagggacaaatgagcaaggcCAGTCTCgaatgaacaatgtccgaggcgcctccatggagcttgaaggcgcctcgggtgcaaggcagaatcAGGCTGTGCagcaagcttgaaggcgccttagacggagcttgaggcaccttggacgagggcttggaggcgccttgaagaggccatggaggcacctcaagcaggataagagaAAAAGCTTTCatcgctgatccacgcggctgactcgactgctttgaggtgcctcggaagggctttgaggtgcctctagcactgtttaaaaggggtgttcgagcagcaggttcaaacaatgaattaaaaagcaATCTTCTCCTATGTGATGTGAACAAGATGACCCataagtgctgctacaagtgcccgatgaCCCAGAGCTTCAAATCTTCAATTCTAGTTGTCGGTATACTCTTTTTAATACTGTTAAAATTGTAATACATTTGTAACTGAATTTgtacgatatagttgttgcccactgaaagcgatcaatgattgcgggccttggagtaggagtcgtcctaggcttcgaaccaagtaaacccttagTGTCTTTGTGTGTGTTTGATTcgttttattattccgctgctttaactcgaacGCTTTACAATTACGAAATtgattgtgaaagccacgagcgctattcaccccccccccctctagcgcatctcgatccaacaattggtatcagagcggggttgctctgaattggtacaactaccgttcgatcattttttcgtcgctttctcattcgtttagggtaaaaataaaaccttacgcctttcattttttctctccaaaattgttttcgaaaaattcattctcatctcTTCACCGttcattagtattgataaaatatcgcatttagcaaaatttgatataatatttttttaaatattttttatataatattttattatttttttcttgaaattcgTGAATTCCTGTTTCTATCTttttctcgcactactaatccaagaccaagtcttggaacaagttttattgtttttattttgcgagattccttCTTAATGGCCTACGAAAATGAGTACAgctccacatgcctaccacttCTATCTGACGAGAATTTCAAATACTGGAAAGATCAAGTGGAGCACCAACTGAAGACCAAAACGGAAATATGGatcatagtccatattggatttattctccccattgaagaaggtgtacccatcacgtgtgacaagtggg
This genomic stretch from Zingiber officinale cultivar Zhangliang chromosome 7A, Zo_v1.1, whole genome shotgun sequence harbors:
- the LOC122000428 gene encoding adenylate isopentenyltransferase-like, translated to MSILFCRGGGRALLSQSTVAAGALQQSRRFCGYGGMGDDGGNVKWGKEEMEQRVVVIMGATSTGKSKLSVQLSSMFSGEVINSDKIQVYRGLDITTNKIPVADRRGVPHHLLGELDPAAGELLPSGFRALASCAIEDISARGRIPVVAGGSNSFIHALLSDRFDPRYDPFRERSSARKEALRSRCCFIWVHVEAATLAEHIDRRVDEMVAEGMVEELERYFAVEGEVERHPGLGKAIGVPEFRSYFTGRGCRTAAAFEAALAAIKANVRRLTVEQVRKIERLAAMGWPLLRVDATPAVAARLSGNLSSAPWRRYVAEPSVSAVARFLEEEDWRRSAAIAAVGTAAHATY